The nucleotide sequence CGAGAATCCCTCCAAACAACTTGCGAGGAAGTTGGTCAAGAAGAATCCCGTGGTCTACGCGAGCGAGGTCACGAGAGGGGTCGGAATCAGGTTCAAGAACGCAATGAACGAGAACGCCAAGAGGCACGCCTTTTTCGACCTCATGCCGGACCTTTTCCACAACGAGGTCCAGTCATGGGAAGACACATCCAGGGATTTCCTCCCGATCTTTCTCAGGCACGCCGAGGAGAGCCCTCTTGAGAGGAGGAAGACCGATGCCTTCGTCACAGTGCTCAAGAAACGAGGGACTCGCCCGCTTGAAATTCACGGAAGCGGCAGCGGCAGCCTCTCGCAGCTTATCACGATGGCGTACCAGCTCGACATGGCGTCATACTATGTCGCGATAGCTCTCGGGCGCGACCCGCTTCAAACGCGGATGATAGACAGGCTGAAGAAAGAGTGACTACTTAATCCCGACCAGCTGGGCGAGCTCCTTCCTTGCGCTCGCTCCCAGAACTTGCGCTGCAGCCTCCGGAGACACATCGTTCACGTATATTCCTCCGCCCAGCTCCAGCCCAGACCAGTGAGACTTCTTGGGGAAGACTTCGATGTGCCAATGAATCTGCTTGGTCGTCTTCTTCTCGGACGAGCTGTGGAAGACCATGACGAAACTGAGGTTATCGAACGTCTTGGCCATCCCGCCCAAGGTCGACCGGAGCATCAGCGCGAGGTCCATCATCTCCTTCTGCGACAGCTTCAACAGGCTTGTCATGTGTCTCTTCGGGTATATCCAGAACTCGTAGCTGTGCGTTGAGACCCAAGGGGCAAAGGCGATGAAGAAGTCCGTGGCCAGGATTTGACGGGGACCTCCCGTCTCCGTTGACACCACCTGGCACATGGGGCAGACACCGAGCTCGTTCAGAGAGTTCTGGACGGTCTCGGCCTCCACCTCCACTGCGGGAGGGACCCTCGGAGTTGTGATGATCTGGATGCTGGGGTGGACGGCCGTCGGAGTCCCTTCCTTTTCACTGTTCGCGAACACCAGGACATAGCTCACCCCCTTCTGCGCATACAGCCAACGCACCTTATCCTGGAGAGAGGCAAGGATGTTCGTCCACTGCTCCACGTCTATCCGCGAGAAAGGTAACTCATGCTTCGGCGTTGCTACGAGCACGTAATGATAGCCAACCGCGGGTTCGCTGTAGTGAGGGGACTCGCCGAATGAGGGCGGGGCCGTCGGCGTGACCAGCGGGTTCTTTGCAGGGAATATCCTCACGGACCAGTTCTTCACTACGTCTCCCTCCGAGTCCGTCTGCTTCAGCAAAGTCTCACCCTTCTTTACGATGACCAGGTCCGCGGGCGGTGTCATGTCCTCGTTGCCTGGACAGTAGTTGCACTTCTCGACCTTCTGCGGCATGACCTGGCCCGGTTTCAGGCCCCTATCCGGAAGGATGACCGAGAGTTTTTCTGTAAAATAATCCTTCCTAATCTCAACCATCGGAGGCCATCCGACGACGCGTTGTTTATTATCGTTTGCCCGCGGTGTTGTTGGCTGCGGTCATGACCGTCGGCCCCGGCGAACGTTGATAATCAACGACTTGGAGATGTCTGGCAGCCAATGAAGATAGGTTACGTCCTGCTGGACGGTTGTGGCGACAGACCGAGCCCCCTCCTCAACTTCACGACCCCGTTGGAGGCAGCGTACACACCCAACCTAGACAGGATAGCCAGCTCCTCGAGGCTTGGCAGCGTCGTTACAGTAGGCAGGAAAATTTCACCAGAGTCAGACATAGCGGTGTTCAACATGCTTGGCTACTCATTCGAAGGGGGATATCCTGGGAGAGGCGTAGTTGAGGCGGTGGGAGCAGACATGCTGTTCAAGAAAGGAGATCTGGCGCTCAGGGCTAACCTGGCATGTGCCCGCGGGAGGGAGATACTCGATAGGAGGGCTGGAAGGGACGTCTCGCCAGAGGAGGCGAGGCAACTCGAGCAGGAGATTAACGGTATCAGGTTGAAGGATGCTGAATTCGAATACAGGGCGACCGTTTCCTACAGGGGAGTCCTCGTGGTAAGGGCCGACCGGGAGCTTTCGGCTGGAATCTCCAACACGGACCCAGCGTATGCCAGGGTGGGTGGCTTCGGTGCCGCAAAACTGACGAAAAAGAGAGAGAACATCATGAAATCGCTCCCCGAGACTCCTTCGGCGGCCGCCAGGCGGGCAGCAGACTTGGTTAACGAGTTCACCGTGAAGGTGCTCAAGGCGCTTTCCTCCAGTCCTGTGAACAAGGTGCGCGTCTCGATGGGGAAGCTCCCTGCCAACTGTGTCCTTCTCAGGGACGCCGGAGACCACCTCCCACAGGTCGAGCCGTTCGAGCAGAAGTACGGCATGAGGGGGACGGCCCTCGTCGAGATGCCGGCGGAGGTTGGGATCGCGAGGCTCCTCGGGATGAGGATGGTGAGCGTCGAGGATAGGAACGACATGAAGAAGAAGGCCTCACTGTTCAACTCGGAGCTCAGAGACGGGACTGTCGTTTACGTGCACATCAAGGGCCCAGACGAGTTCGGGCACGACGGGGATGCAGTTGGCAAGAAGAAGAGCATCGAGGCAATCGACAGGAACTTCTTCTCAGTCGCAGCGGAGAAACTAGGTGAATTGAGGCTCGGCGTCTCGTGCGACCACGCGACACCGTGCACAATCAAGATGCACTCCAGCGACCCCGTTCCTTTGTTAATCACAACAGGCGAGAGAGCCGATGGAATGCGCTTCACGGAGAAGAATTCCAAGAAGGGTTCGCTTGGCACTCTCAGGGGAAGCGAGGTGCTCTCCAAGGTGAAGAATTCAGTCTAGGCACCGTATTTCTTGAGCCTCGCCACGCTGCCGACCGCCACCTCGATGGCGTCAGCGACACCCGCCCCGACCCGAAAGTCGTTCGTCGCGCGGTTTGCGACGACAGCAAAGACGGCCCCCGTCTTGAGCCCGAAGATTCTGCCTAGAGTGAACAGTGTCGAGGCCTCCATCTCAAAGCACAGCACTCTCGCGGCCTGAAGGTCCTTCATGAGGGAATCTTTGTCCGAAGGGAAGTAGCCGCGGTAGCCCTTCCTGCCCTGGCCGACGTAGAACGAGTCTGTAGAGGCCGTGATCCCGACGAGATGCCTCTTCCCAAGCGCGTTGGCCGAATCTTTCAGTGCCATGACGACCTCAGGACTAGCTGCTGCCGGGTACCCGGGTGTGACGTACTGGTTGCTAGTCCCGTCCATCCTCACAGCGGCGTCAGCGATGATGGTCGAACCAACCTTCGCAGCCGGCGAGATGGCGCCGCATGTTCCTACCCTGATCATGACTTCGACGCCGAGCCTCGCCAGCTCCTCTATCGCTATCGCCGCCGCTGGTCCGCCAATCCCAGTACTCATTGCGATGACACGGTCCCTTCCCACTCGGCCACCCCAGGTAGTGTATTCCCTGTGGGACGCAATCGGTTTGGCATCGCTGAAGTGCTCCGCTATCTTTGGAACCCTGTCGGGGTCACCGGGGAGAAAGGCGATCCGTCCGACATCAGCCTTCTTCAGCCCGATGTGGTACAGCCTGCCTCCCTCGTCCCTGGGCTCTAGCGCCATTCCTTGACTGCCTCCCGACCGGATGCGCTCTGCGATGATATCAACGCTTCCAGACCTTCACTTCGCTGGCTCGTAGCAGTCGCGACACCTGGGCTCGTACATCTCCTTGCCGCCGACGACTATCACAGGGGAATTCTTTGGCGCCGGCTTTCCGCCGATAAGCCGCTGGGTCCTCGTCGCCTCTTGACCGCAGATTACGCAAACTGCGCTGAGGTATCTCACGCGGTCGGCCCTGGCCGCTAGCTCCATTGTCCCGAGGAACGGTTCAGCCTTGAAGTTCATGTTGAGGCCGCAGGCTATGACACGCTTTCTGTAGGCGAGCGAGTCGAGGAGAGGCACAATCTGTCTCGGGAAGAACTGGACCTCATCCACGCCTATGATATCGAGCCCGTTTTGCTCGACGATGCCTGGGATCCTACCAACCCCCTCCCTTGAAGCGACTATGGAGTAGGCTGCGTACCTGAGTCCGTTGTGAGTGACCACTTCCCTTTCGCTGTACCTCTTATCAAAAGACGGCTTGAGAATTGCCCCTTTCTTCTTAGCGTAGACCTCCCTTTCCACGAGCCTAATGAGCTCAGAGGTCTTTCCTGAGAACATCGGCCCAATGATTACTTCTAACGTCAACCGTCGGGGCTAGGTTACCCTGTGGATTTATCGGTTCCCAAGTCCGCGTACATTGCCACGCTGTCAAAATACTTCCCCTTTCTCAGGACCTTTCTCGGAACCACTCCCACCTCCTTGAAGCCAAGCCGTTCGTAAAGACGCCTCGCAGCCGCGTTCACAGAAAAGACCTCTAACTCGACTACGCGGATGCCGGCTCTCCTCGCCTCCATGAGCAAGATCTGCAGCATTCGACCGCCCAGACCGACGTCGCGACAGCCGTCGAGTATAGCTATTCCAAGAGTACCTGTGTGGTGCAACTCCCCCGAGAATGTTCGCCTCGTTATTTCGCAATTCCCAACAATCTCCCCTCTAACCTGAGCAACGACGCTGATAACATCCCCCCTCTTCAGCCCCTTCAGCATCTTAGAGAGGTAGCCCTTCTCCGTCTCCGAGGTGACGCGCTTGTCAAGTGTAATCCCAAGCGTCGGGTTGACGCGCTTCTCCGCGACGAGCTTGTTCACGAATCTGACGAGGGAGGGCAAATCTCCTCTCCTGAGGGTTCTGAGAACTGCCACTCTGCCGTCCTTCATCCTAAACTCGAGGTAGACCTGCCCGGGACTCCTAGGGAAGGCTGGGGAACGCAACCGGCCAAGCTCAGTTCGGGAGGCAGTCGCCGCCCTCATCGGCGAACAGTCGCTCAACACTCTGGCCTTTCCTGACTACCGCGTAGTTGCCTTGGCCGTTGCGCATCAGTATGTACGGCCTGGGTTGGCTGTGGAAAGGCATGTTCATCACTGTCGAGTAGGCCCCGACATCCCTGAACATCACGAGCTTCCCTACCTCTGCCCCGCCGAGTTTGGACCTGCTGGAGGTCGGGAAGACGTCGAGGGGATCGCAGAGTCTGCCCACAAGGACTGTCTTCTGGATTGCCTGCTTTCCGCCGGGCACGACCTCGACGGGATACTCGTGCTTGAGTAGGGCGGAGTCGATGAGGACGTGGTAGCCTGCGTCGACGTAGATGTACTTGCTCTCGCCGAACCTCTTCACGTTGACTATGCGAGCGACGAGCACCGTGGACTCTGCGCTGAGGAAACGGCCACTCTCTGCAATGAGGGTGTACTTGCCCCCGAAGCTCTCGATCAGGCTGTTCAACTGTCCCATGATTTTCGAAGCTGTCTCCTTAGGGGTCGGAACCCTGTGGCCGTACGACACAGGCATCCCTCCGCCCATGTCAATCGTCTTCACGTCGTAGTGCCCTAGCCGCTTCCTTGTGTCAAGCACGAAGCTCTCGAGCTTCTCCACCGCCTCTGCGTAGCATGCGGGGTCCTCGATCTGGCTCCCCAAGTGGAAGTGAAATCCCTCAAAACTGAGCCCAGGGGTCGCGAGGATCTTCCTCAAGGCGTTGAAAGCTGTGTCCTGGATGGGGCCATCGAACTGCATTCCGAACTTGCCGTGGCCCATCGACCCCCTCAGCTCGGCGTGCACGTGCACCTCCGGGTTTACCCTTATCATCACGTTCACGCGGGCGTTTGTCCTCCCGACAGCCTCGATGAGGTTGAGAAGCCCGTTGTAGCTGGCGACGACGACCTTGCTCACCCCAAGGCTGAGTATCTCTTCGTACTCTGACAGTGTCTCCGTTATGCTCGTGTACAGCACGCTCTCGGCTGAGCCGCCGCACTTGAGCAGGAACTGAAGCTCCGCTGGCGCCGTCAAGTCGAACATTATCCCTTCGCTCGCGAACGCCCTGATCACTGAAGGGTTGAAGTTCGCCTTGATCGAGTAGGCGACCCTGAACGCTCCCTTGAACTCGGCGAACGCCTGCTCCATCTCGCTCACCTTCTTTCTGAGAGTGGTCTCGTCGATCAGGAAATACGGGGTGCCGTATCTTTCCGCTAGCCTGTAGAGATCCTTGTCAGAGAACCTTGGCGCAAAGATTCCCGTTCTTGTTACGGGTTGCGCACGTGTGTTAACCAACTTTTTGTTGGCGTTAACCAGATTTTTTTTTGCTTATAACTTTTGTGTAGCATCGCTCAGGAGTCGTGACAACGTTGCAAAACTCGAATTTGGCGCGAAACGCGAAGACAGGAGAGCGGCTGCGACCCAGGACAGGTGGTCAACGCCACTTTGTGTACATCGTCATGTGCGCGGACAAAACACTCTACACTGGCTATACTACAGACCCGGAGAGAAGGGTTGGGGAGCACAACAAAGGAATCGGTTCGCGCTATACGCGCGCGAGGAGGCCCGTTGAGCTCGCGTTCCTCGAAGAGAGGAGCTCACGGGAGAGCGCTCTGAGGCGTGAGGTAGAAATCAAAAGGTTAGACAAAAGCGGGAAGCTCCTTCTCTGCCGAAAATATCGAAGCAGAGAGGGCCTCAGCTAGCGCTGGCGAATCCTGACGACGATGCCCTGATTGTGTCGCTGATTCTACTTGCCGACGACTATCTCTATCGAAGAGACGTTTCTTTGCTCGCTGCCCTCGCCAACGACTTCAGTGTTGATGTTGATGTCTTTGACGAAGAACTGGCCATTGCCGAGCCTCTTCGTGACTATTTCAGCCACGTCGACTGCCCTGCCGATTGCCATTCCCCTCGCCTTGACTACAATCTCGCCGGCCTGCGTCAGCTGGATGAGAGCGCTCATGGCGTAGCTCATCACTGGCTTTTGGCCGACAAAGATGTGGTTAGGTGGCGATGTCCTTTGTGGTCTTTGCATTGGTTGCTGCTGCGGCTGCTGCGACTGCTGTTGCTCTTGCGGCTGCTGCGACTGCTGTTGCTCTTGCGGCTGCTGCGGCTGCTGCGGTTCCGTTGGCCTTGGTCTCGGAGCAGTTCGTGGCCCCGACCTGTGTCCTTCTGGTCTGCGAGTGTTTGGTTTTCTGTCTGGCATGTGTATTTCCTTAGTTGCGACGCGTCCCCCATGGGCTATTTATACATGATGAGAGAAACTGGACTCGCTATCCAACCGCTCCCAGCCGATGTACTCCGCCACGTCGACTCTGTTGGCAGCCTCTCCTTTCTTGAGAAAGGTCATCAGATTCTCGGCGGCCTTCGCCTGACCCGTTCGATGGCTTCCTTGCCGCCGCTCGCTCCTGCAGTGTGAAGAGTCCCTGAGAAATTTGGAGGCTCCACAGTGTCGCGTCGAAGACCTCTCTGCCCTCCTTCTCCCAGAAGACATCTGTGGCGTATCTTGTCTCCGGCCTCTCCTGGAGAATCCTGAGCACCGAGTCCTCGTCAACGGTTTCACCCCTTTCGACGTTCACTATCACCACTGTTTCTTTCGTCCTCTGCAGCAGATCGTAGTCAGCCAAAATCCTCCTCGCTTCATCCCCGAGGGTGTCGTTGACGAAGATTTTCCCTCGCGTCATCCAAAGCACCCGCGAGGACTACTTGGCCAGAGCCTTGATGGGTATGTCCTGGAAAACGCCGTTGGGAAGGGCGCGTCTGATTGAAATGGGGAGAGCGTCCTCCTCGAGTTCCGCAGTTGCAATCTCAATCGGTCCTCTGTGACCCCCCTCGATTGGGATAAAGGCAGGAGCGCCCATCGCAATCTGGAGGGACCTCGCGCCGACAATCCTGGCGCGTTCGAACCGCGTCAGCTTGGGAGGACCGATCTTGATCTCGAATTCAGTAAGTGATGGTTGCTTAGCCTTCTTTGTCGACTTTTGGGGTGCCATGAGAGAGCCTTGGGTTTGTTAACGCCCCCTTCGGTCGTCTGATAAGTCTTTCCGACTATTTCGACAAAAACGCCTAAAACGCGAGATTCTGGTGGCTCCAACACATGTCCCAGCCATCGGAGACCGGAGCAGGGTCGGTCTCGAAGATTGCATGCACCGCGCAGGTGAGGGGAAGGGGCAACGCCAGTGTTTCACTCTACAGGCACTTGGCTCCTCTCACTGTGAACGCAATCCTCCGCGCCCTGCCGATTGAGAGCCGTGTCAGCGTCCAACCGGCAATGGCCTCCCTCTTCACGGACATCAGGGTCGGAGTGGAGAAGCCGAGGCTCAGCCTAGAGAGGGGAGACATCGCATTCCTTGCCTCTGGGAGCCTCCTTTGCATCTTCCTGCGGAGCGTCAAGAGCGAGAGACCCCTTAACCCGCTGGGCAAGGTCGAGTCGGGAATCGAGGCCCTCGACACGCTGAAGGCTGGCGACGTTGTGAGGCTGGCGCTCGACGTGTCGGAGTAGGCTCCTCGCCCGGGAGGGGCCCAGGCCAACGTTCGACACACTGAGGCACCGCGTCGGAGCAGATTTTCGAGATGAAGCGGTCTTAGCTCTTCGGGACAGCTGACCAGACGTAGTGTCCGCTGAATCCGCCAACCCTAGCGATCTTCTTCTCGGTCTCGAGGATGCGGAGCAACCCAGTCGCTATCGATGCATTGACGCCGAGCACTCTGGAAGCCCCGAAGACTGTGATTGCCTTCAAGGGTGAGAGCGCCTTGACCATCTCATCCTCGCTCATCTTGGGCGGGAGAAAAGGCAACCTCTTCTGCTGCTGGGGAGCACCTTTCTGCTCCTTGCCTTTCTTTCCCTTCTGACCTGCCTCCTCGTTATCCTTCGCATCTTGCTCCTTCTCCATGGCTGCAAGCGACTTCTTCTTGGTTCCGCCCATCTCTAATGTCGATAGCCCGACCGAGGGAGCGGAATTAAGCCTTTTCCTCGGAAAGACGCAAATAAGCCACCCGCCCGTCGCCAACGTACTTGAGATACGCTGCCGTCGCCGACTACTATGCTAGACTGGAGGGAATCTCAGGCAGGAACGAAATGACTGAGGTCTTCTCCTCGCTCCTGAAGGAGACGCCCAAAGCCGAGCTCTCGATACTAGTGTATCTCACTCAGGGGAAACTCAGGCCCGACTACGAGGGCGTGGAACTTGGTCTGGCCGAGAAGATGACGCTACGCGCCCTCAACTCCACGACCGGACTCTCTTCCGACGAGGTCTACAAGACGTATGTGAAGCTCGGTGACATTGGAAGCGCAGCCGAGAAGTTGCTCGAGGCGAAGGCGCAGGGTACCCTCTTCTCGCAGGCGCTCTCGCTGAGGAGGGTGTACGACACGCTACTGAGGATAGCAAGGCAGAGCGGCGAAGGCTCCGTTGACGCCAAACAGAAGGAGTTGATCAGCCTCCTCAACGACGCAAGCCCTCGCGAGGCCAAGTTCATAATGAGGACGGTCACAGGTGAGCTCAGGCTGGGCGTGGCAGACTACACCGTGCTCGACGCCTGTGCCCTCGCTTTCCTAGGGAGCAAGAAGGAGAGACCCAGTATCGAGAGGGCGTACAACGTGCACCCCGACCTCGGCTTCGTTGTTGAGACCGTCGCGTCGAAGGGAGCCAGTGGCATCGGCTCGATACGCCTCGAAGTGGGAGTGCCGATCCGCCCGATGCTCGCGGAGAGGCTGAATTCGGCTGAGGCGATTGTCCACAAGATGGGCGACAAGGAGGTGGCCGCGGAGTACAAGCTTGATGGCGAGAGGCTCCAGATCCACAAGAAAGGCGAGAAAGTCACGCTCTTCTCAAGGAGGCTGGAGGTCATTACCGATCACTACCCTGACGCTATCGGGCTCGTGAAGAAGAACGTCTCAGCAACGACCGCCATCCTGGAGGCTGAGGTAGTGGCGATAAACGAAGACACTGGGGAGTATCTTCCCTTTCAGGAGCTTATGCACAGGAGGAGGAAGTACGGGGTCGCGGAGGCGATGGCCCGGTACCCAGTCGCACTGAACTTCTTCGACCTTCTCCTCGCAGGGGCGAAGGATTACACGGAGCAACCGTACACAGTCAGGAGGAAGAAGTTGGAAGAGATACTGAGACCAACTGCCCGGACCCGCCCAGTCCCCGCCCTTCGCTCGTCCGACCCGAAGGAAATCGAGAGGTTCATGGAGGAGGCGATAGAGAACGGCTGTGAGGGGCTCGTCGTCAAGGACCTGCGGTCCGGCTACAGGGCGGGAGCAAGGGAATTTGCCTGGATCAAGCTGAAGAGGGAGTACAGGAGCGAGCTGACCGACACAATCGACCTCCCGATCGTCGGCGCATTCCACGGAAAGGGGAGGAGGACTGGAACGTACGGCACCTACCTCCTCGCAGCCTACGACGACAAGCGCGAGACGTTCACAAGCGTCGCGAAAATAGGCACCGGCTTCTCGGACGAGGACCTGCGAAAGTTGCCAGAGCTGCTAAAGCCCTACGAGAGCTCGGTCAGGCCACCCAACGTCGAGTCAAAGCTGGAACCAGACGTCTGGTTCAGGCCCCACCTCGTCATCGAGACAATCGCCGCAGAACTGACTCTATCGCCCATCCACACGGCGGCCATGGACAGGATCAGACCAGGGGCTGGAATCTCACTCAGGTTCCCGAAGTTCACAGGGAAGATACGGGACGACAAGCGGGCGGAGGATGCGACGACGGTCGAGGAGATCGTCTCGATGTATAACAGACAACTGAAGCACGTCGAAGCCTCGTCCTGAATAGACATCCTAAAGGGGCGACCCGAAGGCCCTGTCTCCCGCGTCTCCGAGCCCTGGGACGATGTACCCGTGCTCGTTCAGCTTCGGGTCTATCCCGCACGTGTAAAACTCGGCCTTCGGGAACCTCTTACTGACGTAGTTGATTCCTGCCATGGTGGAGAGGACCGAGAAGAAGACGAGCCTCTTCGGCTTTGCCTTCTCCATCACCTTCGTTGCGACCTCGAGCAGAGTATGCCCAGTGGCGAGCATCGGGTCTGCTATGATTACAACATCGTCCCTGCGGATGTTGGGTATCTTTGCATAGCCGACCTCTATCGGAAAGTCTGGAGCTTTGCCGCGCCAGGCGCTGATCACACCCGTTCTCGCCATCGGGAGGTTCTTGTACATGCCCTCCACGAATGGGATGGACGCCCTCAGGATCATCACAATCACAATCTTGTCGTTGCCCTTCACCCTGTGGCCGATTGTCGCGCCGAGAGGAGTCTCGATTCTGACCTCTTTTGTCTCCATAGTCCGAAGGAACTCGTAGGCGAGGAACCTCCCGAGCCTGTAGATTGCTTTCCTGAATGCCACCTGGCTCGTGCGCTTGTTGCGAGCGAGAGTGAGCTGTTCGAGAACCATCGGGTGGTCCAGCACTGTGATCTTGGGCTTTGGCACCCTACGCCCTCGCGGAGCATCGTCACGACAGTATATATGCTACTCTGCGTCGTAATTGATTTGGACAAATGAAGACCTTCAGGCTCGCATTGCTCGTTGTCTTGCTCGCAGCCTTCGCTCTTCAGGCCAATCTGGCCCGCGCCCAGACCTGCGCGTCGCAGACGGGGTACTACGTTGCTTCCCTCAGCGCGAATATCGACCCAGGTTCCGCAGACTTCCTGGCCTCTGTCGTGAGCAACGCGGAAGCTGCCTGCGCTGGGCACCTGGTCCTCGTACTTTCGACCAACGGCGGCGACGGGGGCAGCATGGAGTCGATGATCGGCTCGATATCGAGCTACCAGCAGTGGGGAGGGACGTTCACCACATTGGTGGCTCCGCAGGGAGCGTTCGCCTTCTCCGCCGGCTCGTACATAGCCGAGGCATCGACAAAGATCTACATGGTGCCTGGCACGACGATTGGTTCTGCTACCCCGATAGTCTCTGGCATTCCGACGGGCGAGGAGAACACGACGATGAGGAAGGACATCAACGCCTTCACTTCATACATGGAGACTCTGACGAGCAGCAACGGGAGGAACGCCACTGCTACCGGGCTGATGGTCAGCCAGGGCATGTCGTACCCCTACACAAGGGCACTCCAGCTCCACGTCATAGACGGCGTGATCAACTCCACAAGCCTCCAAGGCGCCCTCTCCCAGCTCGGTGTACCCGCATCAACGTCGATCGATACCCCTGGTCTGAGGCCGACCCTCATATCCGTGTTCAGCGACCCCAACGTCTCGAGCCTGCTCTTCCTGCTCGGTGTGTCGGCCGTGCTTATTGACATCTATCATCCGACGCTCGTCCTCTCCATAGCGGGCGTTGCTGTCATTGCCTTGGCCCTCTTCGGGCTAGGCGTCTTCGGCGCCCCTCCCGTGGCCATCCTGCTCATGATTATCGGTGCGGCCTTCATCTTCCTCGAGGTGAAGACTCAACATGGCATCAGTGCCCTGATCGGCGTCGTCATCTTCATTGTCGGGTTCCTCCTCATTTTCCAGCTGCCTCCCTCTTCCCCCTCGAACCCAGCTCTGCCGGGAGCGAACTTCTCGGGCATACCCAACATCACCTACGGCCTCTTGGCTGCCCTCGCGGGAGCGATAGTCATCGGGAGCATCTACTTGCGGAGAATCAGACAGGGGTTGATGGGGAGGCCCAAGACGCTAGACCTGGCAAACAAGATTGGGAAGGAAGGGGTCATGCAGTCTGACCTGAAGCCGCCGGGCAAAGGAGTGGCGCTCATCGAGTCGGAGCAGTGGAGTGTGTTATCCTCGCAGGGACTCGTGCGCGGCGACCAAGTAAGAGTTAAAGCGGTCAAAGGACTGGAGCTGGTTGTAGAGAAGTTGGGACAGTGAGCTTTCTCCAGACCGCAGCAATCCTGACAACGGGCGATATCATCAACTACGTGATAGAGGGAATCGTCGTCCTAATCGTCATAGGCTTCATTGGATACTCGATCAGGATAATCAAGGAGTACGAAAGAATCGTCATGTTCACACTTGGCAGGCTTGTCGGGGCGAAGGGGCCGGGCGTAGTCTTTGTCCTTCCTTTCATCAACAGGATCCAGAAGATTGACCTGAGGGAGCGCTTCCTAGAGGTGCCCCACCAGACGTGCATCACGAAGGATAACGCGCCGACTGACATCGACTTCCTCATCTACTACAAGGTGTTGGAAGCGACGCAGAGCGTCGTCCAAGTCCAGAACTTCGAAGGGGCTTCGATAGGTATAGCGACAACCACCCTCAGGGCTGTCGTCGGCGACATTCCCCTCGACGAGCTCCTCGCGAAGAGGGAGCAGATCAACTCCGTCCTGAGGACGAAGCTCGACGAGGTGACGGTGAGGTGGGGGATCAAGGTGACGAACGTGGAGATAAGAGAGATCAGGCCTCCGCAGGACGTGCAGGAGGCGATGGTGAAGCAGATGTCTGCTGAGAGGTCCAGGAGGGCGATGGTGACCGAGTCGGACGGCAAGCGCGAGTCGACCGTCCTGGTGGCAGAGGGCGACAAGAAGTCGACCATCCTAAGGGCAGAGGGAGACAGGCAGGCGGCGATACTGCGGGCGCAGGGTTACGCGGAGGCACTGAGCCTGATCTTCCAGTCTGCGAAGACGATCGATTCGAAGACGATGGTGCTGCAGTACCTCGACACCCTCAAGGCGCTCGGAGCGAGCCCATCCACGAAGTACATCTTCCCGATGGAGTTCACCAACCTGATCGCGCCACTGAGGGACTACGCCAAGGAATCTGACAAGAAGTAGGGATAAGCAGACGCTCGGGCGGGGGACGGCTCCCCAGGAAGCACCAATAACTGCAGCTTTTGTGCCTAGTCTTAAATCCTAACTTCGTAATGCGTTGATGCGGTCGGATTTTCATGTCAGGTCCTGAAGGTGAAACTCAAGCG is from Nitrososphaerales archaeon and encodes:
- a CDS encoding ATP-dependent DNA ligase, with the translated sequence MRYAAVADYYARLEGISGRNEMTEVFSSLLKETPKAELSILVYLTQGKLRPDYEGVELGLAEKMTLRALNSTTGLSSDEVYKTYVKLGDIGSAAEKLLEAKAQGTLFSQALSLRRVYDTLLRIARQSGEGSVDAKQKELISLLNDASPREAKFIMRTVTGELRLGVADYTVLDACALAFLGSKKERPSIERAYNVHPDLGFVVETVASKGASGIGSIRLEVGVPIRPMLAERLNSAEAIVHKMGDKEVAAEYKLDGERLQIHKKGEKVTLFSRRLEVITDHYPDAIGLVKKNVSATTAILEAEVVAINEDTGEYLPFQELMHRRRKYGVAEAMARYPVALNFFDLLLAGAKDYTEQPYTVRRKKLEEILRPTARTRPVPALRSSDPKEIERFMEEAIENGCEGLVVKDLRSGYRAGAREFAWIKLKREYRSELTDTIDLPIVGAFHGKGRRTGTYGTYLLAAYDDKRETFTSVAKIGTGFSDEDLRKLPELLKPYESSVRPPNVESKLEPDVWFRPHLVIETIAAELTLSPIHTAAMDRIRPGAGISLRFPKFTGKIRDDKRAEDATTVEEIVSMYNRQLKHVEASS
- the upp gene encoding uracil phosphoribosyltransferase, encoding MPKPKITVLDHPMVLEQLTLARNKRTSQVAFRKAIYRLGRFLAYEFLRTMETKEVRIETPLGATIGHRVKGNDKIVIVMILRASIPFVEGMYKNLPMARTGVISAWRGKAPDFPIEVGYAKIPNIRRDDVVIIADPMLATGHTLLEVATKVMEKAKPKRLVFFSVLSTMAGINYVSKRFPKAEFYTCGIDPKLNEHGYIVPGLGDAGDRAFGSPL